The following proteins come from a genomic window of Anaerobutyricum hallii:
- a CDS encoding VirD4-like conjugal transfer protein, CD1115 family — protein sequence MQKWKNKIRVRLSALDKKKLVLTNIPYILTAFYTNRASFLYRNSLGEDIGNKLLYAMEHADRILTGLQPSFNWRDMLTGIVAAVILKLLVWQKQSDAKKLRKGIEYGSARWGNAEDIKPYMSEDPWMNIPLTATEALTMESRPKQPKYARNKNIVVIGGSGSGKTRFFVKPSVMQMNCSMVITDPKGTLIEECGKMLAKGPPKKDKNGNIMKDKSGKVVHEPYVIKVLNTINFSKSLHYNPFAYIRSEKDILKLVTTIIVNTKGEGEKASEDFWVKAEKLLYTALIAFIWYEGDEEEKNLNTLLDLLNESETREEDETYQNPVDMMFQELEERDPQHFAVRQYKKYKMAAGKTAKSILISCGARLAPFDIAELREIMSYDEMELDKIGDRKTALFLIMSDTDTTFNFVIAMLQSQLFNLLCDKADDEYGGRLPVHVRVIADEFANIGQIPQFDKLIATIRSREISASIILQSQSQLKAMYKDSADTILGNCDTTLFLGGKEKTTLKEMSELLGKETIDLYNTSETRSNQKSFGLNYQKTGKQLMTEDEIAVMDGGKCILQIRGARPFFSDKYDITKHKNYRLLADENEKNRYKVEKELNPQYTPKSEEEVEVIHVELSE from the coding sequence ATGCAAAAATGGAAGAATAAGATCAGGGTCAGGCTGTCCGCCCTGGATAAAAAGAAACTGGTTCTTACCAATATCCCATATATCTTAACTGCTTTTTATACAAATCGGGCATCATTTCTTTACAGAAACAGTCTGGGAGAAGATATTGGGAACAAGCTATTATATGCGATGGAACATGCAGACAGGATTCTTACTGGATTGCAGCCAAGTTTTAACTGGCGTGATATGCTGACAGGAATTGTAGCAGCTGTCATTCTGAAATTACTGGTATGGCAGAAACAGTCAGATGCAAAGAAACTCCGGAAAGGAATCGAGTATGGTTCAGCCAGATGGGGAAACGCTGAGGATATTAAACCTTATATGTCGGAAGATCCCTGGATGAATATTCCATTAACAGCAACAGAAGCATTGACTATGGAAAGTAGACCTAAACAGCCAAAGTATGCAAGAAATAAAAATATAGTGGTCATTGGCGGCAGTGGTTCCGGAAAAACTCGATTTTTCGTTAAGCCGTCAGTCATGCAGATGAACTGTTCCATGGTCATTACAGATCCGAAAGGCACTCTGATCGAGGAGTGCGGGAAGATGTTAGCAAAGGGACCACCTAAGAAAGATAAGAATGGAAATATTATGAAAGATAAATCAGGAAAAGTGGTACACGAACCATATGTGATTAAGGTTCTGAATACTATCAACTTTTCCAAATCGCTTCATTACAATCCATTTGCTTATATACGGTCTGAAAAAGATATCCTGAAGCTGGTTACAACAATTATTGTTAATACCAAAGGCGAAGGGGAAAAAGCTTCCGAAGATTTTTGGGTGAAAGCAGAGAAGCTGTTGTACACGGCATTGATTGCTTTTATCTGGTATGAAGGAGATGAAGAGGAAAAGAATCTGAATACCCTTCTGGATCTTTTGAATGAAAGCGAAACCCGTGAAGAGGATGAAACTTACCAGAATCCAGTGGATATGATGTTCCAGGAACTGGAAGAAAGAGATCCGCAGCACTTTGCGGTCAGACAGTATAAAAAATACAAAATGGCGGCTGGCAAAACAGCCAAAAGTATTCTTATTTCCTGTGGTGCGAGGCTGGCACCATTTGATATAGCAGAACTTCGTGAGATCATGTCTTATGATGAAATGGAACTGGATAAGATTGGGGACAGGAAGACAGCCTTGTTTTTGATTATGTCCGATACAGATACAACCTTTAACTTTGTGATTGCCATGTTACAGTCACAGCTTTTCAATCTGCTTTGTGACAAAGCAGATGATGAATATGGTGGAAGACTGCCAGTTCATGTGCGTGTCATTGCTGATGAGTTTGCCAATATTGGACAAATTCCTCAGTTTGACAAGCTGATTGCAACCATCCGAAGCAGGGAAATCTCTGCTTCTATTATTTTGCAGTCACAGAGTCAGCTAAAGGCAATGTATAAGGATAGTGCAGATACTATTCTGGGTAACTGTGATACCACACTATTTCTTGGAGGAAAAGAGAAAACTACCTTAAAGGAAATGAGCGAGCTTCTGGGTAAGGAAACCATTGACCTGTATAACACTTCGGAGACGAGGAGTAATCAGAAGTCTTTTGGATTGAATTACCAGAAAACAGGTAAACAGCTGATGACTGAAGATGAGATTGCAGTCATGGATGGAGGAAAATGTATCCTGCAGATCCGTGGTGCCAGACCATTTTTCTCGGACAAATATGATATCACGAAACACAAAAACTATCGGCTTCTTGCAGATGAAAACGAGAAGAACCGGTACAAAGTTGAGAAAGAGTTAAATCCGCAGTATACACCGAAATCTGAAGAAGAGGTGGAAGTAATTCATGTAGAACTGTCGGAGTAA
- a CDS encoding PcfB family protein: MQEEVTQKTVTFCIRTTKVTADLLKKVLAAYLRHQKQKSVEKKAKKNQPKQGKVTVKELAKQNAGMVNIEITNKNIKSFERYARKYGINYALKKDKSKDPPMYLVFFKGRDQDALNAAFREFSQKQIQKANKPSIHKRLATYRAMMPKKSKDKVKNRHQEQSR; the protein is encoded by the coding sequence ATGCAGGAAGAGGTAACTCAGAAAACGGTCACGTTCTGCATTCGGACTACCAAAGTAACAGCAGATTTATTGAAAAAGGTTCTTGCTGCTTATCTGCGTCATCAGAAGCAGAAATCGGTAGAGAAGAAAGCGAAGAAGAATCAGCCGAAACAGGGAAAGGTCACGGTAAAAGAGCTGGCAAAACAAAATGCCGGGATGGTCAATATCGAGATCACAAATAAGAATATCAAGTCCTTTGAACGTTATGCCAGAAAATACGGGATCAATTATGCTTTGAAAAAAGATAAGAGTAAAGATCCACCGATGTATCTGGTGTTTTTTAAAGGACGTGATCAGGATGCCCTCAATGCTGCTTTCCGTGAGTTTTCCCAGAAACAGATTCAAAAAGCGAATAAGCCTTCTATTCACAAGCGTCTTGCAACTTACAGAGCAATGATGCCAAAGAAATCGAAGGACAAAGTAAAGAACCGGCATCAGGAGCAGAGCCGATGA
- a CDS encoding phage antirepressor KilAC domain-containing protein, giving the protein MEKRMEKTDYKITEFHNSEFGSIRMIEDGGRLLFSGIDVAFALGYAKPRNAINVHCKGALKRGVLTSGGVQPMIFIPEGDVYRLITKSRLKSAQNFEKWVFDEVLPAIRKTGGYLETDLLDRVKDNPELLLEFAERLLAENNRNRELQNRVKDMQPKADYYDHFMITGECTNIRTTAKEIEFPERKFVKLLLNRGFLYRSPSGTLLPYAVEKNNDLFIVKDYFNNGHLGSQTLVTPKGKEFFKALCAEEE; this is encoded by the coding sequence ATGGAGAAGAGGATGGAGAAGACGGATTATAAAATCACAGAGTTTCACAATTCGGAGTTTGGTTCCATCCGTATGATTGAAGATGGAGGCAGACTTTTATTTTCTGGAATTGATGTAGCATTTGCTTTGGGATATGCAAAACCAAGAAATGCGATAAATGTTCATTGCAAGGGGGCCCTGAAACGGGGCGTCCTTACATCAGGTGGGGTACAGCCAATGATTTTTATTCCAGAGGGAGATGTATATCGGCTGATTACAAAAAGTCGTTTAAAGTCAGCACAGAATTTTGAGAAGTGGGTATTTGATGAGGTACTTCCGGCTATTAGGAAAACAGGCGGATATTTAGAGACCGATCTTTTAGACAGGGTAAAAGATAACCCGGAACTTCTTTTGGAATTTGCCGAGAGACTTTTGGCAGAAAACAATCGAAATCGAGAATTGCAAAATCGTGTAAAGGATATGCAGCCAAAAGCAGATTATTATGATCATTTCATGATTACAGGAGAATGCACCAATATTCGAACGACGGCAAAAGAGATTGAATTTCCAGAAAGAAAATTTGTGAAACTTCTTTTAAATAGAGGATTTCTATATAGGAGTCCATCCGGCACGCTGTTACCCTATGCGGTGGAGAAGAACAATGATCTGTTTATTGTAAAAGACTATTTTAACAATGGACATCTTGGTTCACAGACATTGGTTACACCAAAAGGAAAAGAATTTTTTAAAGCGTTGTGTGCGGAGGAAGAGTAA
- a CDS encoding single-stranded DNA-binding protein → MNTIVLMGRLARDPETKLTSTQKGQTKVSRFPLVVKRNRTSKAFVVMITAYGNNAEFVEKYLEKGIKIALSGELVISQIKDEQTGTASYYTEVIMDNVEFAEAKTKKEESDGFQPAEKRKIPFDIPEELEQEMPFR, encoded by the coding sequence ATGAATACGATTGTTTTAATGGGTAGACTTGCCAGAGATCCAGAAACTAAGCTGACATCTACGCAAAAGGGACAAACCAAAGTATCTAGGTTTCCACTGGTAGTAAAAAGAAATCGCACAAGCAAAGCATTTGTAGTGATGATCACAGCTTATGGAAATAATGCAGAATTTGTGGAGAAATATCTTGAAAAAGGAATTAAGATTGCTCTTTCCGGAGAGTTGGTAATCTCTCAGATCAAAGATGAACAGACTGGAACTGCATCCTATTATACCGAAGTCATTATGGATAATGTAGAGTTTGCAGAAGCCAAAACAAAAAAAGAAGAATCTGACGGATTTCAACCAGCAGAGAAGAGGAAGATTCCATTCGATATACCAGAAGAACTTGAACAAGAAATGCCATTTCGATAG
- a CDS encoding DUF6219 family protein, with protein sequence MKAHEYWSVGALITMLGTFYSGYKGSKSSHKYFAASSLLCMIMAIYTGHKMISKNKKTKKEPISLGNEE encoded by the coding sequence ATGAAAGCTCATGAATATTGGTCTGTCGGAGCATTGATAACGATGCTAGGAACTTTTTATAGCGGATATAAAGGTTCAAAATCAAGCCATAAATATTTTGCGGCAAGTTCTTTGCTTTGTATGATTATGGCTATTTACACAGGTCATAAGATGATATCTAAAAACAAGAAAACAAAGAAAGAACCAATATCATTAGGAAATGAAGAATAA
- a CDS encoding flavodoxin family protein, producing MKIVIINGSARKGNTLTAINAFIKGASEKNEIEIIEPDKLNIAPCKGCGVCQCSKGCVDKDDTNPTIDKIAAADMILFATPVYWWGMSAQLKLIIDKCYCRGLQLKNKKVGTIVVGGSPVDSIQYELIDKQFDCMAKYLSWDMLFKKSYYATARDELEKNKDSMNELEGIGKNL from the coding sequence ATGAAAATTGTAATCATTAATGGAAGTGCCAGAAAAGGAAACACGCTGACAGCAATCAATGCATTTATAAAAGGAGCATCAGAAAAGAATGAAATTGAAATCATTGAACCTGACAAACTCAACATTGCACCATGCAAGGGATGTGGTGTCTGTCAATGCTCTAAGGGATGCGTCGATAAGGATGATACAAATCCTACAATTGATAAAATTGCTGCCGCAGATATGATTCTTTTTGCTACACCAGTTTATTGGTGGGGAATGTCAGCACAATTGAAACTTATCATTGATAAGTGCTACTGCCGTGGATTGCAGTTAAAAAATAAAAAAGTTGGCACGATTGTTGTAGGCGGTTCTCCCGTAGACAGTATCCAGTATGAGCTGATTGATAAGCAGTTTGACTGTATGGCAAAATATCTTTCATGGGATATGCTTTTCAAAAAATCATATTATGCAACAGCCAGAGATGAACTTGAAAAAAACAAGGATTCCATGAACGAACTTGAGGGGATCGGAAAAAATTTATAA
- a CDS encoding DUF6017 domain-containing protein has product MSIRATFHYFQGMECDMYSFYRIPKLLFTSEYFKNLSCEAKVLYGLMLDRMSLSIKNRWFDEEDRAYIFFSVEEIMEMLNCGRNKAVNCLKELDQEKGIGLIEKRRIGLGKTNVIYVKNFSLTEYPDEPAIFDSEETPENVAERKENTETEIEEYAKKEPEKPVNTQKFEKQTSGSLKNKLQEVSKTNFKEFEKQTSRSLENKLQEVSKTNCNNTEYNYTEFSENESYQYLSEQEKGRDRIQERNEYRQLIHDNIEYEILCQSYGTGRVEELVELMLDAICSTKTYQQINGEAVPTQVVKSRLLKVGYEHIQYVFFSLDRSTSKVKNIRQYMLTVLYNAPATINQFYDAEVRHDMYWGKDIPDR; this is encoded by the coding sequence ATGAGTATAAGAGCAACATTCCATTATTTTCAAGGAATGGAATGCGATATGTACAGTTTTTATCGTATTCCCAAACTGCTGTTTACAAGTGAATATTTTAAAAATCTCTCCTGCGAAGCAAAGGTGCTGTACGGACTGATGTTAGACCGGATGTCACTGTCCATCAAGAACCGGTGGTTTGATGAAGAGGACAGGGCATATATTTTCTTTTCGGTGGAAGAGATTATGGAAATGCTTAACTGTGGCAGGAATAAGGCTGTGAATTGTCTAAAAGAGCTGGATCAGGAAAAAGGGATTGGATTGATTGAGAAGAGGCGAATCGGACTTGGAAAAACAAATGTTATTTACGTGAAAAATTTCAGCCTGACAGAATATCCAGATGAGCCAGCAATCTTTGATTCGGAAGAAACACCGGAAAATGTAGCAGAGAGAAAAGAAAATACAGAGACAGAAATAGAAGAATATGCGAAAAAAGAGCCGGAAAAGCCCGTAAATACACAGAAGTTTGAAAAACAAACTTCAGGAAGTTTGAAAAATAAACTTCAAGAAGTTTCAAAAACAAACTTCAAGGAGTTTGAAAAACAAACTTCAAGAAGTTTAGAAAACAAACTTCAAGAAGTTTCAAAAACAAACTGTAATAATACTGAATATAATTATACTGAATTTAGTGAGAATGAATCTTATCAATATCTATCTGAACAAGAGAAAGGGAGAGATAGGATACAGGAGAGAAATGAGTATCGACAGTTAATTCATGATAATATCGAATATGAGATCCTTTGTCAGAGCTATGGAACTGGACGAGTAGAAGAGCTGGTAGAGCTGATGCTGGATGCAATATGTTCGACAAAGACATATCAACAGATCAATGGGGAAGCTGTGCCTACACAAGTGGTCAAGAGCCGTTTGCTCAAAGTCGGGTATGAACACATCCAGTATGTGTTTTTCAGTCTTGACAGGAGTACAAGCAAAGTGAAGAATATCCGGCAGTATATGCTGACGGTATTGTATAACGCTCCTGCAACAATCAATCAGTTTTATGATGCTGAAGTTCGACATGACATGTACTGGGGGAAGGATATTCCAGACAGGTAA
- a CDS encoding ParB/RepB/Spo0J family partition protein, translating into MKGRSASKIKLTSYDELLGGGEETNDIQQVSLEHLHSFENHPFQVNDDEAMAELVESVKEEGILTALLVRPLGDGEYEIIAGHRRRHAAQLAGLKEVPVIIRNMDQDTAVRAMVDSNLQRPNILPSEKAFAYRMKMEAMNHQGTSGGISAKDIGKNANDSARQVYRYIRLTYLMNDLLNAVDRDVIGLQVGVELSYLTVPEQEMVEEVHESTGKYPSLEQAKKIRQHREEKTLTKEIVRLLVIGERKKKTTVTLKQDEIKKYFPPEYDEQKIRTVICQLLEEWSNQNH; encoded by the coding sequence ATGAAAGGTAGAAGTGCATCGAAGATAAAACTGACATCTTATGATGAATTACTTGGAGGAGGAGAAGAAACGAACGATATCCAGCAGGTTTCACTTGAGCATTTACATTCTTTCGAGAACCATCCATTTCAAGTAAATGATGATGAGGCAATGGCGGAACTGGTGGAAAGTGTGAAAGAAGAGGGAATTCTTACAGCATTACTGGTACGACCGCTGGGTGATGGTGAATATGAAATCATCGCCGGTCACAGAAGGAGACATGCGGCACAACTTGCTGGTCTTAAAGAGGTTCCGGTTATTATCAGAAATATGGATCAAGATACAGCTGTCCGTGCGATGGTAGACAGCAATCTGCAGAGACCTAATATACTCCCAAGTGAAAAGGCATTTGCTTACCGTATGAAGATGGAAGCAATGAATCATCAGGGAACATCAGGCGGTATCAGTGCGAAAGACATTGGAAAGAACGCAAATGACAGTGCAAGGCAGGTGTATCGCTATATCCGGCTTACTTATCTGATGAATGACCTATTAAACGCAGTAGATCGTGATGTGATCGGATTGCAGGTAGGTGTAGAGCTTTCCTACCTTACGGTTCCAGAACAGGAGATGGTGGAGGAAGTGCATGAGAGTACCGGAAAATATCCAAGTCTGGAACAGGCAAAAAAAATAAGGCAACATCGAGAAGAAAAAACGCTGACAAAAGAGATTGTGCGGCTCCTGGTTATAGGAGAGCGTAAAAAGAAAACAACGGTAACATTAAAACAGGATGAAATTAAGAAGTATTTTCCTCCAGAGTATGATGAACAGAAGATACGGACTGTTATATGTCAGCTTTTGGAGGAATGGAGCAATCAGAATCATTGA
- a CDS encoding ParA family protein — translation MEEKVMKDCKVLALCSQKGGVGKTTSCVNLAVGLAKAGKKVLVIDNDPQGSMTASLGYHNPDELPITLATILTKIVEDELFENTLGILHHQEGIDLIPANIELSGMEVSLVNIMSRELVLKQYIERMREEYDYILIDCMPSLGMLTINALASVDAVIIPVQAAYLPVKGLEQLIRTIGKVRRQLNKQLKIGGILITMVDNRTNYARDISDLIFDTYGNQIKIFPQSIPFSVRAAEISAEGISIFEHDPKGKVAAAYWQMTQEVLLDER, via the coding sequence ATGGAAGAGAAAGTAATGAAGGATTGTAAAGTGCTGGCATTGTGTTCACAAAAAGGCGGGGTTGGCAAGACAACAAGTTGCGTGAATCTGGCAGTCGGACTTGCAAAAGCAGGGAAGAAAGTGCTTGTGATTGACAATGATCCGCAGGGAAGTATGACAGCAAGTCTTGGGTATCATAACCCAGATGAATTACCAATCACACTGGCTACTATTCTGACAAAGATTGTAGAAGATGAACTATTTGAAAATACACTGGGAATTTTACATCACCAGGAAGGAATTGATTTGATTCCGGCAAACATCGAACTCTCTGGAATGGAAGTTTCACTTGTAAATATTATGAGCAGGGAACTTGTCTTAAAACAATATATAGAAAGAATGAGAGAAGAATACGACTATATATTGATTGACTGTATGCCATCACTTGGAATGCTGACGATCAATGCACTTGCCAGTGTCGATGCAGTTATTATACCTGTCCAGGCGGCTTATCTTCCTGTAAAGGGTCTAGAACAGCTGATACGGACGATAGGAAAGGTGCGAAGACAGCTTAACAAACAACTGAAAATTGGAGGTATATTGATCACAATGGTGGATAACCGAACGAACTATGCAAGAGATATATCTGATCTGATTTTTGATACATATGGAAACCAGATTAAGATTTTTCCACAGAGTATTCCATTTTCAGTACGAGCAGCTGAAATCAGTGCGGAAGGAATCAGCATATTTGAGCATGATCCAAAAGGAAAAGTAGCGGCTGCATATTGGCAGATGACACAGGAGGTGCTTTTGGATGAAAGGTAG
- a CDS encoding plasmid mobilization protein: MAGDRHGKHNTTTISFRVNSYEKATIEERVKVSGMKKQDYIVRSCIYNHVCVVGKKETIEIIRSEMKEMSLVLEDVAKDLKSEKPVISEPVLDSMTERYLAFLEAALWMLKGSSYLWEDKKDGRESNEGL; the protein is encoded by the coding sequence ATGGCTGGTGACAGACATGGAAAACACAACACAACGACCATTTCTTTTCGGGTGAATTCTTATGAAAAAGCAACAATTGAAGAACGAGTGAAAGTGAGCGGAATGAAAAAACAGGATTATATCGTCCGATCATGCATTTACAATCATGTATGTGTTGTTGGAAAGAAAGAAACAATTGAGATTATCCGGTCAGAAATGAAGGAAATGAGTTTGGTTTTGGAGGATGTGGCAAAAGATTTGAAGTCTGAAAAACCAGTTATTTCAGAACCGGTTCTTGATAGTATGACAGAACGGTATCTTGCATTTTTGGAAGCAGCATTATGGATGCTGAAAGGTTCAAGTTATTTATGGGAGGATAAAAAGGATGGAAGAGAAAGTAATGAAGGATTGTAA
- a CDS encoding site-specific integrase, whose translation MGVYKEGKNWKVQVYYKDWQGNRKRKQKRGFRTKGEAKEWERDFLQQQSQGVDIEFGNFLEIYYKDMDVRLRENTMYTKRYIIDLKIKPYFEKKILSEITVADVRAWQNELLTYKDKNGKGYSPTYLKTVNCQLTAIFNYAMRYYNLQDNPCRKAGAIGKSKGEPKDFWMQEEFNAFLETVSDKPETRMAFLLLYWTGMRIGELLALTYNDINLEEKTISINKSYQRLKGKDMITQPKTPKSIRVITMPDFLAEEFREYCSHLYGIMKKERLFRFTKSHMEHCMATGIERSGVKRIRLHDLRHSHASMLVDMGVAPLEIAERLGHEKVETTLNTYSHLYPSTQSKLAGLLDKKHEEEEE comes from the coding sequence ATGGGGGTTTACAAAGAAGGAAAAAACTGGAAAGTACAGGTCTATTACAAAGACTGGCAGGGAAATCGGAAAAGAAAACAGAAAAGAGGATTCAGGACCAAGGGTGAAGCTAAGGAATGGGAAAGAGATTTCCTGCAACAGCAGAGCCAGGGTGTGGATATTGAATTTGGAAATTTTCTGGAGATTTATTACAAAGATATGGATGTCCGTCTCAGAGAAAACACTATGTACACGAAGCGATATATTATTGACCTGAAAATCAAGCCTTATTTTGAAAAGAAGATTCTCAGTGAAATTACGGTGGCAGACGTCCGTGCATGGCAGAATGAGTTGCTGACGTATAAGGATAAGAATGGAAAAGGATATTCTCCTACTTATCTGAAAACAGTGAACTGCCAGCTGACTGCAATCTTCAATTATGCAATGCGGTATTATAACCTGCAGGATAATCCCTGCAGGAAGGCAGGAGCGATTGGCAAGAGTAAAGGAGAACCGAAGGACTTCTGGATGCAGGAAGAGTTCAATGCTTTTCTGGAAACAGTAAGTGATAAGCCGGAGACAAGAATGGCGTTTCTTTTGTTGTACTGGACCGGAATGCGTATCGGTGAATTGCTTGCACTTACTTATAATGACATCAATCTTGAAGAGAAAACCATATCAATCAATAAATCTTATCAGAGACTGAAAGGAAAGGATATGATCACGCAGCCGAAAACTCCAAAGAGTATCCGTGTGATTACGATGCCGGATTTTCTTGCAGAGGAATTTAGGGAGTATTGCAGTCATTTGTATGGAATTATGAAAAAGGAAAGACTTTTTCGGTTTACCAAATCGCATATGGAACATTGTATGGCTACCGGAATCGAGCGGTCTGGTGTAAAGCGGATACGACTTCATGATCTCCGCCATTCCCATGCCAGTATGCTGGTTGATATGGGGGTGGCTCCATTGGAGATTGCAGAACGCCTTGGACATGAAAAGGTGGAAACCACGTTGAACACTTATTCACATCTGTATCCGTCTACACAGAGTAAATTAGCAGGTTTGCTAGATAAGAAACATGAGGAAGAGGAGGAATAA
- the guaA gene encoding glutamine-hydrolyzing GMP synthase gives MKRETVIVIDFGGQYNQLVARRVRECNVYCEIYSYKTNIETIKAMNPKGIILTGGPNSCYEADSPTYTKELFELGIPVLGLCYGAQLMMHILGGKVEAAPVREYGKTEVLVDKKDSKIFADVSEKTICWMSHFDYISKVAPGFEISAHTADCPVAAAENAKKSLYAIQYHPEVLHTVEGTKMLSNFVLNVCGCAGDWKMDAFVENTVKEIREKVGDGRVLLALSGGVDSSVAAGLLSKAIGKQLTCVFVDHGLLRKDEGDEVESVFGPEGQFDLNFIRVNAQQRYYDKLAGVTEPEAKRKIIGEEFIRIFEEEAKKIGAVDFLAQGTIYPDVVESGLGGESAVIKSHHNVGGLPDYVDFKEIIEPLRDLFKDEVRKAGLELGIPEKLVFRQPFPGPGLGIRIIGEVTAEKVQIVQDADAIYREEIANAGLDQEINQYFAALTNMRSVGVMGDERTYDYAVALRAVKTIDFMTAESAELPYEVLNKVMNRIINEVKGVNRVFYDLTSKPPGTIEFE, from the coding sequence ATAGATTTCGGTGGACAGTATAATCAGCTTGTTGCACGCCGCGTTCGCGAATGTAACGTATACTGTGAGATTTATTCTTATAAAACAAACATTGAAACAATCAAAGCAATGAACCCAAAGGGAATCATCTTAACAGGTGGACCAAACAGCTGCTACGAAGCAGATTCCCCAACCTATACAAAAGAACTTTTTGAACTGGGAATCCCTGTTCTTGGTTTATGCTACGGCGCACAGCTTATGATGCATATCCTTGGTGGTAAGGTAGAGGCAGCTCCAGTACGTGAGTACGGAAAAACGGAAGTATTAGTAGATAAAAAAGATTCTAAAATCTTTGCAGACGTATCCGAGAAAACTATTTGCTGGATGAGTCACTTTGACTACATTTCCAAAGTAGCACCAGGATTTGAAATCAGCGCACACACAGCAGACTGTCCGGTAGCAGCCGCAGAGAATGCAAAAAAAAGTTTATATGCTATCCAGTATCATCCAGAAGTTCTTCATACAGTAGAAGGAACAAAGATGTTATCTAACTTCGTATTAAACGTATGCGGATGCGCAGGCGACTGGAAGATGGATGCCTTTGTAGAGAACACCGTAAAAGAAATTCGTGAAAAAGTAGGCGATGGACGAGTATTACTCGCTCTCTCCGGCGGAGTAGACTCCTCCGTAGCAGCCGGATTATTATCCAAAGCCATCGGCAAGCAGTTAACTTGTGTATTCGTAGATCATGGTCTTCTCCGTAAAGACGAAGGCGACGAAGTAGAAAGCGTATTCGGTCCAGAAGGACAGTTCGATTTAAACTTCATTCGTGTTAATGCGCAGCAGAGATACTACGATAAGTTAGCAGGCGTAACGGAACCAGAAGCAAAACGTAAGATAATCGGAGAAGAATTCATCCGTATTTTCGAAGAAGAAGCTAAGAAGATCGGTGCAGTAGACTTCCTCGCACAGGGAACCATTTACCCAGACGTTGTAGAAAGTGGCCTTGGCGGTGAATCCGCAGTAATCAAGTCCCACCACAACGTAGGAGGACTCCCTGACTACGTTGATTTCAAAGAAATCATCGAACCACTCCGCGATCTCTTCAAAGACGAAGTACGAAAAGCCGGTCTGGAACTCGGAATCCCTGAAAAGTTAGTATTCCGTCAGCCTTTCCCAGGTCCAGGACTTGGAATCCGAATCATTGGCGAAGTAACCGCAGAAAAAGTACAGATCGTTCAGGATGCCGATGCCATCTACCGCGAAGAAATCGCGAATGCAGGTCTCGACCAGGAAATCAATCAGTACTTTGCAGCACTCACAAACATGCGCTCCGTTGGCGTAATGGGCGATGAGAGAACCTACGACTACGCAGTAGCACTCCGCGCCGTAAAGACAATCGACTTCATGACTGCAGAATCCGCTGAGTTACCATACGAAGTCCTTAATAAAGTTATGAATCGAATCATCAACGAAGTCAAAGGCGTAAACAGAGTATTCTACGATCTGACGAGCAAACCGCCAGGAACGATAGAGTTCGAGTAG